Proteins from one Arsenophonus apicola genomic window:
- the hemL gene encoding glutamate-1-semialdehyde 2,1-aminomutase, producing the protein MSQSETLYLKAKKFIPGGVNSPVRAFNGVGGYPLFIQRANGAYIYDVDGKAYIDYVGSWGPMILGHNHPVIKQAVIQAAENGLSFGAPTAIEVEMAEIINQLIPSIEMVRMVNSGTEATMSAIRLARGYTGRDKIIKFEGCYHGHADCLLVKAGSGALTIGQPNSPGVPADVAKHTLTCTFNDLDSVRQTFAQYPQEIACIIVEPVAGNMNCILPEAEFLPGLRTLCDQFGALLIIDEVMTGFRVALGAAQAHYQVKPDLTCLGKIIGGGMPVGAFGGRRELMEKLAPIGPIYQAGTLSGNPLAMAAGLACLTEVAKPNTHKRLTELTTQLANGLQEKAQQAGIPLIINHVGGMFGLFFTTAPQVNCYQDVMQCDIEKFKQFFHLMLDEGVYLAPSAFEAGFMSVAHSHEDIERTIKAAKNAFNKMQ; encoded by the coding sequence ATGAGTCAATCTGAAACACTTTACCTAAAAGCTAAAAAATTTATTCCTGGCGGTGTCAATTCGCCCGTACGAGCGTTTAATGGTGTTGGCGGTTATCCATTATTTATTCAGCGAGCTAACGGCGCTTATATTTATGATGTTGATGGTAAGGCTTATATTGATTACGTCGGTTCCTGGGGACCGATGATTTTAGGTCATAATCACCCTGTAATTAAGCAAGCAGTCATCCAAGCAGCAGAAAATGGTCTGAGTTTTGGTGCCCCTACCGCCATTGAAGTAGAGATGGCAGAAATTATTAATCAACTTATTCCATCCATCGAAATGGTACGTATGGTAAATTCAGGCACAGAAGCCACGATGAGTGCCATAAGACTCGCTCGCGGCTATACAGGGCGAGATAAAATTATTAAATTTGAAGGCTGCTATCATGGACATGCCGACTGCCTATTAGTTAAAGCGGGCTCAGGTGCTCTAACCATCGGTCAACCTAATTCTCCTGGCGTCCCTGCGGATGTTGCCAAACATACGCTTACCTGTACATTTAATGATTTAGATTCTGTACGGCAAACTTTTGCCCAATATCCGCAAGAAATCGCTTGTATCATTGTTGAGCCAGTAGCAGGTAATATGAATTGTATTCTACCGGAGGCTGAATTCTTGCCCGGCCTGCGTACCTTATGCGATCAATTTGGCGCGTTACTGATTATCGACGAAGTCATGACCGGCTTTCGAGTAGCCTTAGGTGCCGCGCAAGCACATTATCAAGTTAAACCTGATTTGACCTGTTTAGGCAAAATAATTGGTGGTGGCATGCCTGTTGGCGCATTCGGTGGCCGCCGCGAACTGATGGAAAAACTCGCACCAATAGGGCCAATTTATCAAGCTGGCACATTATCAGGCAACCCATTAGCCATGGCAGCAGGCCTAGCTTGCCTAACTGAAGTCGCTAAACCCAATACCCATAAACGCTTAACAGAGCTGACGACACAACTGGCAAACGGTTTACAAGAAAAAGCGCAACAAGCGGGGATCCCATTGATAATTAATCATGTTGGCGGCATGTTTGGTCTATTTTTTACAACTGCACCACAAGTTAATTGCTACCAAGATGTTATGCAATGTGATATTGAGAAATTTAAGCAATTCTTTCATTTAATGTTAGACGAAGGCGTTTATTTAGCCCCTTCAGCATTTGAGGCCGGTTTCATGTCCGTTGCGCATAGTCATGAAGATATTGAGCGCACAATCAAAGCAGCAAAAAATGCGTTTAACAAGATGCAATAA
- the dksA gene encoding RNA polymerase-binding protein DksA: MQEGQKPKTSSLSILAIAGVEPYQKKPGEEYMNEAQLKHFRAILEAWRNQLRDEVDRTVSHMQDEAANFPDPVDRAAQEEEFSLELRNRDRERKLIKKIEKTIKKIDDGDFGYCESCGVEIGIRRLEARPTADLCIDCKTLAELREKQMAG; encoded by the coding sequence ATGCAAGAAGGGCAAAAACCTAAAACCTCGTCCTTAAGCATTCTCGCCATCGCTGGGGTAGAGCCCTACCAAAAAAAGCCAGGCGAAGAATACATGAACGAAGCCCAACTCAAACATTTTAGGGCTATTCTCGAAGCATGGCGCAATCAACTCAGAGATGAAGTCGACCGCACTGTAAGTCATATGCAAGATGAAGCAGCTAATTTCCCTGATCCCGTTGATAGAGCGGCACAGGAAGAGGAATTTAGCCTTGAGTTACGCAATCGCGATCGCGAACGTAAGTTGATTAAAAAAATCGAGAAGACGATAAAAAAAATTGATGATGGAGATTTTGGTTATTGTGAAAGCTGTGGAGTTGAAATTGGCATCCGCCGCTTAGAAGCTCGTCCAACAGCTGATTTGTGTATTGATTGCAAAACATTAGCTGAATTACGTGAAAAACAGATGGCGGGTTAG
- a CDS encoding ABC transporter ATP-binding protein: MTYALELLQLTKTYTGGVKALTGIDLQVEVGDFYALLGPNGAGKSTTIGIISSLVNKTSGKVRVFGYDLDKDVVNVKRQLGLVPQEFNFNPFETVIQIVLNQAGYYGVPRSLALSRAEMYLSQLALWNKRDEPARDLSGGMKRRLMIARALMHQPKLLILDEPTAGVDIELRRSMWSFLKTLNAQGTTIILTTHYLEEAEMLCRNIGIIQYGELIENTSMKKLLNQLESETFIFDLAPKSRIPTLEGYKFRLLDTSTLEVDVLRDQGLNGLFSQFSEQGIQITSMRNKVNRLEELFVGLMNKQHPLSIKQGENR, translated from the coding sequence ATGACTTATGCTTTAGAGCTGCTCCAGCTTACAAAAACCTATACTGGTGGTGTGAAAGCATTAACCGGGATTGATTTACAGGTTGAGGTGGGTGATTTCTATGCCTTATTAGGACCTAATGGTGCAGGTAAATCAACGACCATAGGTATTATCAGTTCATTAGTCAATAAAACGAGCGGTAAAGTGAGAGTGTTTGGCTACGATCTAGATAAAGACGTGGTGAATGTAAAACGTCAGTTGGGTTTAGTGCCACAAGAATTCAATTTTAATCCATTTGAAACAGTAATACAGATAGTGCTGAATCAAGCGGGTTATTACGGCGTCCCGCGTTCATTAGCCTTATCTAGAGCAGAGATGTATCTGTCGCAACTGGCTTTGTGGAACAAACGTGATGAGCCTGCGCGAGACCTTTCTGGGGGTATGAAACGGCGTTTGATGATTGCTCGCGCATTAATGCATCAACCCAAACTATTAATTTTGGACGAACCCACTGCAGGAGTAGATATTGAACTGCGTCGTTCAATGTGGAGTTTTTTGAAGACCTTAAACGCGCAAGGCACCACCATTATTTTAACTACCCATTATCTGGAAGAAGCGGAAATGTTGTGTCGAAATATTGGTATTATTCAATATGGAGAATTGATTGAGAATACCAGTATGAAAAAACTACTCAATCAGTTGGAGTCAGAGACGTTTATTTTTGATCTGGCACCAAAGAGTAGGATTCCGACATTAGAGGGTTATAAATTCAGGCTGCTGGATACTTCAACCTTAGAAGTTGATGTACTTCGCGATCAAGGCCTGAATGGTTTATTTAGCCAATTCTCTGAGCAAGGGATACAGATAACCAGCATGCGTAATAAAGTAAATCGTTTGGAGGAACTATTTGTTGGTTTAATGAATAAACAGCATCCACTATCGATAAAGCAAGGAGAAAATAGATGA
- the folK gene encoding 2-amino-4-hydroxy-6-hydroxymethyldihydropteridine diphosphokinase gives MERVYIAIGSNLNDPLQQAQSAIRELHQLPNTKPVIVSSFYRSKPMGPQGQPDYLNAVIALDTELLPATLLEHTQSIELMHGRIRKGDRWGPRTLDLDIMLYGQQIIQTAYLTIPHYGLKEREFMLYPLAEIAPELRFPDGELLSDRLLLVAKNGLTLW, from the coding sequence ATGGAGCGTGTTTATATTGCCATTGGCAGCAATCTAAATGACCCTTTACAACAAGCACAAAGTGCCATTAGAGAATTGCATCAATTACCCAATACCAAGCCGGTTATTGTTTCTTCCTTCTATCGCTCTAAACCTATGGGGCCACAAGGGCAACCTGATTATCTCAATGCCGTTATCGCATTAGACACTGAGTTATTGCCCGCAACCCTACTTGAACATACCCAATCGATTGAATTAATGCATGGTAGAATCCGTAAAGGCGATCGTTGGGGGCCAAGAACTCTCGATTTGGATATTATGTTATACGGTCAACAAATTATCCAGACAGCGTACTTAACTATTCCCCATTATGGCCTTAAAGAACGGGAATTTATGCTTTATCCGTTAGCAGAAATTGCCCCAGAGCTACGCTTTCCCGATGGTGAATTGCTTAGTGATAGATTGCTGCTGGTTGCTAAAAATGGGCTGACTTTATGGTAA
- a CDS encoding ABC transporter permease produces MIQLYWVAMKTIWIKEITRFARIWVQTLLPPVITMSLYFIIFGSLIGARIGNMDGVNYMQFIVPGLIMMSVITNAYANVCSSFFGAKFQKSIEELLVAPVPTHIVIMGFVGGGVARGVLVGLLVTLVSLFFVPLHIYSWWMVIITVLMTAILFSLAGLVNAIFAKTFDDISIIPTFVLTPLTYLGGVFYSLSLLPEFWQMVSKLNPIVYMISGLRYGFLGISDVAISITLSVLVIFIVILYAITWHLIEKGQGLRT; encoded by the coding sequence ATGATTCAGCTCTACTGGGTAGCGATGAAAACCATCTGGATCAAAGAAATAACCCGTTTTGCGCGAATTTGGGTACAAACCTTACTACCGCCGGTGATCACCATGTCACTCTACTTTATTATTTTTGGTAGTTTAATTGGTGCAAGAATTGGCAACATGGATGGCGTGAATTACATGCAGTTCATTGTTCCTGGTTTGATTATGATGTCGGTGATCACAAACGCTTATGCAAATGTTTGTTCCTCTTTTTTTGGGGCAAAATTCCAAAAAAGTATTGAAGAATTGTTGGTTGCACCCGTTCCTACCCATATTGTCATAATGGGTTTTGTTGGCGGTGGGGTTGCCCGAGGAGTATTGGTTGGTCTGTTGGTTACCCTGGTTTCGTTATTTTTTGTTCCATTACATATTTATTCATGGTGGATGGTAATTATTACCGTATTAATGACGGCAATTTTGTTTTCATTAGCTGGGTTAGTGAATGCGATATTTGCTAAAACATTTGATGATATTAGTATTATTCCTACCTTTGTTTTAACACCATTAACTTATTTAGGCGGTGTTTTTTATTCTTTGTCTCTTTTGCCAGAGTTTTGGCAAATGGTATCTAAACTTAATCCGATCGTCTATATGATCAGCGGATTACGTTATGGATTTCTTGGCATCAGTGATGTTGCAATATCGATTACCTTATCAGTATTAGTGATTTTTATTGTTATTTTATATGCCATAACGTGGCACTTAATTGAAAAAGGACAAGGATTAAGAACATAA
- the gluQRS gene encoding tRNA glutamyl-Q(34) synthetase GluQRS, with protein MSHSIITKVPAYIGRFAPSPTGDLHFGSLVTALGSYLQAKKKQGKWYVRIDDIDTTRVVPGAASRILKTLAHYGLHWDGKIIYQSQRHDIYHDILAQLKQCDGCYYCRCTRQRINAIGGYYDAHCRNLGLSSSAAALRIIQSKPVYRFYDQLQGDYVAPRALAEEDFIIVRKDNLFAYNLVVVIDDNDQGITEVVRGADLIAPTVRQISLYHHLAFPVPDYVHLPLVLNRSHNKLSKQNHTPPLPMNDPRPILIDALNFLSQTTIMNWQDLSTEQLLSQAVQHWQLDSIQPSGRIVTNYD; from the coding sequence ATGAGTCATTCAATAATTACTAAAGTTCCAGCCTATATTGGACGCTTTGCTCCGTCCCCCACAGGTGATCTGCATTTTGGCTCGTTAGTTACAGCGCTTGGTAGCTACCTACAAGCCAAAAAAAAGCAAGGAAAATGGTATGTCCGGATTGATGACATCGATACAACTAGAGTCGTGCCAGGTGCGGCTTCACGCATTTTAAAAACGTTAGCGCATTATGGCTTACATTGGGATGGTAAAATCATCTATCAGTCACAACGCCATGATATTTACCATGACATTTTAGCGCAGCTAAAGCAGTGCGATGGCTGCTACTATTGTCGTTGTACACGTCAACGTATTAATGCTATCGGTGGTTATTACGATGCACATTGTCGCAATCTTGGTTTATCTTCTTCTGCAGCAGCTTTGAGAATAATCCAGTCAAAACCAGTTTATCGTTTTTATGATCAACTACAAGGTGATTATGTAGCGCCTCGTGCTTTGGCGGAAGAAGACTTCATTATTGTGCGAAAAGATAATTTATTTGCTTACAATCTTGTTGTCGTTATTGACGATAATGACCAAGGTATTACCGAAGTTGTTCGTGGCGCTGATCTCATTGCGCCAACGGTTAGACAAATTTCTCTTTATCACCATCTCGCTTTTCCAGTACCCGATTATGTGCATTTACCTTTAGTATTAAATCGTTCTCATAATAAACTTTCTAAACAAAATCATACTCCGCCGCTACCTATGAACGATCCGAGGCCTATTTTAATTGATGCACTAAATTTTTTATCACAAACAACTATTATGAATTGGCAAGACCTTAGTACTGAACAATTACTGAGCCAAGCTGTACAACATTGGCAACTAGATAGCATTCAACCAAGCGGCAGAATTGTTACAAATTATGATTAA
- the sfsA gene encoding DNA/RNA nuclease SfsA, giving the protein MYRFPPLKSAQLVKRYKRFLADVITPSGKLLTIHCANTGAMTGCATPGDTVWYSTSNNVMRKYPHSWELTQTQTGDWICVNTHRANDLISQFVVENKIPELSDYDNISREVKYGDENSRIDLLLTKKQQVNCYIEVKSVTLLENNIGYFPDAVTIRGQKHLRELSLIAERGERAVLFFAVLHSGIKKMSVASHIDCHYAALLRQATNIGIEILCYQIKISEKGLSMDKKIPFIQ; this is encoded by the coding sequence ATGTATCGGTTTCCGCCACTAAAATCAGCCCAGTTAGTAAAGCGTTATAAACGTTTTCTCGCTGATGTTATTACACCATCAGGTAAATTACTAACCATTCATTGTGCCAATACAGGCGCCATGACAGGCTGTGCAACACCTGGAGATACGGTTTGGTACTCAACATCAAACAATGTTATGCGAAAATATCCACATAGTTGGGAACTGACGCAAACACAAACTGGCGATTGGATTTGTGTTAATACTCATCGAGCAAATGATCTTATTAGTCAATTTGTAGTAGAAAATAAAATTCCGGAATTATCCGATTATGATAACATTAGCCGAGAGGTGAAATATGGTGACGAAAATAGTCGCATCGACCTTCTACTAACCAAAAAACAGCAGGTTAATTGCTATATTGAAGTAAAATCAGTCACCTTACTAGAAAACAATATCGGTTATTTTCCTGATGCTGTTACAATCAGAGGGCAAAAACATTTACGTGAACTATCCTTGATAGCTGAACGAGGCGAAAGAGCAGTTTTGTTCTTTGCCGTACTTCATAGTGGTATAAAGAAAATGTCCGTTGCAAGCCATATTGATTGTCATTATGCTGCTCTCTTACGGCAAGCAACAAATATTGGTATTGAAATACTCTGCTATCAGATTAAAATATCAGAAAAAGGGCTATCAATGGATAAAAAAATACCCTTTATTCAATAA
- the pcnB gene encoding polynucleotide adenylyltransferase PcnB: MNTSIAIIPRDKHPISRRDISDNALKVLYRLNNAGYEAYLVGGSVRDLLLGKKPKDFDVTTNATPEQIRKLFRNCRLVGRRFRLAHIMFGYEIIEVATFRGSHEQTDTNNKDLAHQAQSGMLLRDNIFGNIEDDAIRRDFTINSLYYRINDFTLRDYVGGFEDLKNGMIRLIGDPKIRYREDPVRMLRAIRFACKLNMQIDAETAKPIPQLAYLLKDIPSARLFEESLKLLQTGQGYQTYQQLKRYNLFQSLIPLVERHFTANDDSPMELIINQVLQNTDYRIKNNKRVNPAFLFATMLWYPLVEHAERLSQESGLPYYEAFAIAMNDILDEQCRSIAIPKRLTSIMRDIWQLQLRLPRRQGKKADKLLEHPKFRAAFDLLELRANVEQRRELEELAHWWAEFQQANNRLQQEMVSELGNIPTHRRNWSHRRNHTNRKPIKNNRVN, translated from the coding sequence ATAAATACTTCAATAGCCATAATTCCACGAGATAAGCATCCTATCTCGCGAAGAGACATCAGTGATAATGCACTGAAAGTTCTTTATCGTCTAAATAATGCTGGCTATGAAGCCTATCTGGTCGGAGGTAGTGTCAGAGATTTACTGTTAGGTAAAAAACCTAAAGACTTCGACGTTACCACAAATGCAACACCGGAACAAATTCGCAAATTATTTCGTAATTGTCGTCTAGTCGGACGCCGTTTCCGTTTAGCGCATATCATGTTTGGTTATGAAATCATCGAAGTTGCCACTTTCCGTGGTTCGCATGAACAAACTGATACTAATAATAAGGATCTGGCTCATCAAGCACAAAGTGGTATGTTACTAAGGGATAATATTTTCGGTAACATCGAAGATGATGCCATTCGTCGCGACTTTACCATCAATAGTCTATATTACAGAATTAACGATTTTACCCTACGTGATTATGTTGGTGGATTTGAAGATCTAAAAAATGGCATGATCCGCTTAATTGGTGATCCCAAAATCCGTTATCGAGAAGATCCCGTTAGGATGCTGCGTGCTATTCGATTTGCTTGTAAACTAAATATGCAAATCGATGCCGAAACTGCCAAGCCTATTCCACAACTGGCCTATTTATTAAAAGACATTCCATCAGCACGTCTATTTGAAGAGTCGCTCAAATTACTTCAGACTGGTCAAGGTTATCAAACCTATCAACAATTAAAACGTTATAATCTTTTTCAATCATTAATTCCGCTAGTTGAACGACACTTCACCGCCAATGATGATTCACCGATGGAGCTTATCATTAATCAGGTACTGCAAAATACTGATTATCGAATAAAGAATAACAAACGTGTTAATCCTGCATTCTTATTTGCCACCATGTTATGGTATCCACTGGTAGAACATGCTGAAAGGCTTTCTCAGGAAAGTGGATTACCCTATTACGAAGCCTTTGCTATCGCAATGAATGATATCCTTGATGAGCAATGCCGTTCTATCGCTATCCCTAAACGGCTTACTTCAATAATGCGCGATATCTGGCAGCTACAATTGCGACTACCACGGCGCCAAGGGAAAAAAGCAGATAAGCTACTTGAACATCCAAAATTTCGCGCTGCGTTTGATTTGCTAGAACTACGCGCCAACGTAGAGCAGCGGCGGGAATTAGAAGAGCTGGCTCATTGGTGGGCTGAGTTTCAACAAGCAAATAATAGACTACAACAAGAAATGGTCTCGGAGTTAGGTAATATACCAACTCATCGTCGTAATTGGTCGCATCGCCGAAATCATACTAACCGTAAACCGATAAAAAACAACCGAGTTAATTAA
- the mtnN gene encoding 5'-methylthioadenosine/S-adenosylhomocysteine nucleosidase produces the protein MKVAIIGAMEQEVALLREQIDAQSTFSRGGCEIYCGKFDDLDIALLKSGIGKVSAAIGTTLLIEHFAPEFIINTGSAGGLVPTLQVGDIVVSSQVCYHDVNVTAFGYQPGQMAQCPASFNANKKLITLAEKCIEKLDLHAVCGLVCSGDSFINGAKELTYIRQTFPEAIAVEMEGAAIGHVCHQFGIPFVVVRAISDVADKESHLSFEEFLPVAARQSSLMVQAMLANLANLSQSSK, from the coding sequence ATGAAAGTTGCGATAATAGGTGCAATGGAGCAAGAAGTGGCATTATTGCGTGAGCAAATTGATGCTCAGTCTACATTTTCACGGGGTGGCTGCGAAATCTATTGCGGAAAATTTGATGATCTTGATATCGCATTATTAAAATCAGGCATTGGTAAAGTTTCGGCGGCAATAGGAACAACCTTACTAATAGAACATTTTGCGCCTGAATTTATTATTAATACTGGCTCCGCCGGCGGGTTAGTACCTACTTTGCAGGTTGGTGATATCGTGGTCTCCAGCCAGGTTTGCTATCATGATGTCAATGTCACTGCCTTTGGTTACCAACCTGGCCAAATGGCACAATGTCCGGCCTCATTTAATGCGAATAAAAAATTGATAACGCTGGCCGAAAAATGTATTGAAAAATTGGATTTACATGCGGTTTGCGGTTTGGTTTGTAGCGGTGATAGCTTTATTAATGGTGCTAAAGAGCTAACCTATATTCGCCAAACTTTCCCTGAGGCCATCGCAGTTGAAATGGAAGGGGCTGCAATTGGTCATGTATGTCATCAATTTGGTATCCCATTCGTTGTTGTACGTGCAATTTCTGATGTCGCTGATAAAGAGTCTCATCTCTCTTTTGAGGAATTTTTACCCGTCGCAGCTCGTCAATCAAGCCTAATGGTGCAAGCAATGTTAGCCAATTTAGCTAACTTAAGCCAAAGCAGTAAATGA
- the erpA gene encoding iron-sulfur cluster insertion protein ErpA — protein sequence MSNDTALPIQFTDAAANKVKALIADEENPNLRLRVYITGGGCSGFQYGFTFDDKMNEGDLTIEKQGVELIVDPMSLQYLVGGCVNYIEGLEGSRFVVTNPNAKTTCGCGSSFSI from the coding sequence ATGAGTAATGATACTGCATTGCCTATACAGTTTACTGATGCTGCAGCAAATAAAGTTAAAGCGCTGATTGCGGATGAAGAAAATCCCAATTTGCGTTTGCGCGTCTATATTACTGGTGGAGGCTGTAGTGGTTTTCAATATGGTTTTACCTTTGATGATAAAATGAATGAAGGGGATTTAACGATTGAAAAGCAAGGCGTGGAATTAATCGTTGATCCGATGAGTTTACAGTATTTGGTTGGTGGTTGTGTTAATTATATTGAAGGATTAGAAGGGTCACGGTTTGTGGTTACTAATCCAAATGCGAAAACAACGTGTGGTTGTGGTTCTTCATTTAGTATTTAA
- the mrcB gene encoding bifunctional glycosyl transferase/transpeptidase encodes MFDKDNYEPIGRRSKKKPTGKKSKSQQNNRLDNYDYAYEDIDDNEEEELMANKDNKSRPAKNNRWRWFWLFVKIAIVLALLIGVYGIYLYQKISERLDGKVWDLPAAVYGRMVNLEPGMNYSKEEMIRLLDGMQYRQVNKITLPGEYIVKNNTIEMLRRPFSFPDQREEQILAKLSFEQARLTNITNMENGRSFGFFRLDPKLITMMQSANNEQRLVLPREDFPDSLVKILLETEDRHFYEHDGVSIYSIGRAVIANLMAGKTVQGGSTLTQQLVKNLFLSNERTLIRKANEAYMAILMDSRYSKERILELYLNEVYLGQSGDEQIRGFPLASLYYFGRPIDELSIDQQALLVGMVKGASLYNPWRNPKLALERRNLVLKLLETRQIIDHEMYNILSARPLGVKSRSGVLTPQPAFMQLVRQELTEKLGDRVNNLSGAKIFTTLDPVSQQAAENAVEHGIADLRKTRKLPDLEGAMVVVDRINGEVRAMVGGSQPQYSGFNRALNARRSIGSLAKPSTYLTALSEPDRFRLNTWVPDEPISVKFDNQIWEPKNYDRRFRGQVMLIDALASSLNIPTVNIGLSVGLEQVSKVLVRLGVPSDAIEKVPAMLLGALNLTPVETAQMFQTISGGGNRASLSALRSVIDGDGNELYQSYPSAERAVSPQAAYLTLYGMQQVVERGTSRSLMNKFAQYHLAGKTGTTNDLRDSWFAGIDGKEVAIAWAGRDNNGPTNLTGASGALQLYRRYLENQTPLALDNRPPEGITQMRVNTDGSFNCADCGYRILPVWTEDPQALCQLGIQSLKPNLNLNEQQTNSNDAPAWVKEMFGH; translated from the coding sequence ATGTTTGACAAAGATAATTATGAACCTATTGGGCGCAGATCTAAGAAAAAGCCCACTGGTAAAAAATCAAAATCTCAGCAAAATAATCGCTTAGACAACTATGATTATGCATATGAAGATATTGATGACAACGAGGAAGAAGAACTAATGGCAAATAAAGACAATAAGTCTCGGCCAGCTAAAAATAATAGATGGCGTTGGTTTTGGTTGTTTGTCAAAATTGCCATCGTCTTGGCACTGTTAATTGGTGTCTATGGTATCTATTTATATCAGAAAATTAGTGAACGTCTTGATGGCAAAGTTTGGGATCTACCGGCAGCTGTTTATGGCCGAATGGTTAATCTTGAACCAGGGATGAATTACAGTAAAGAAGAGATGATCCGATTATTAGATGGCATGCAATATCGTCAGGTCAATAAAATTACTTTACCTGGTGAGTATATTGTTAAAAATAATACGATTGAGATGTTACGCCGGCCATTTTCCTTTCCTGATCAAAGAGAAGAACAGATTTTAGCTAAATTAAGTTTTGAACAAGCTCGCCTCACTAATATTACTAATATGGAAAATGGTCGTTCATTTGGTTTTTTTCGGCTTGATCCAAAACTTATCACTATGATGCAATCGGCTAACAATGAGCAACGCTTAGTTTTACCGAGAGAAGATTTCCCAGATTCTTTAGTCAAAATATTACTTGAAACCGAAGACCGGCATTTTTATGAACATGACGGAGTAAGTATTTATTCTATTGGACGTGCGGTTATTGCTAATTTAATGGCCGGGAAGACTGTTCAGGGTGGTAGTACGCTAACCCAGCAATTAGTTAAAAACTTATTTTTAAGTAATGAAAGAACGTTAATACGTAAAGCCAATGAAGCTTATATGGCGATTTTAATGGATTCTCGCTATAGCAAAGAACGTATTCTTGAACTTTATCTAAATGAAGTTTATTTAGGCCAAAGTGGCGATGAACAAATTCGGGGCTTTCCTCTTGCCAGTCTCTATTATTTTGGTCGTCCAATCGATGAGCTGAGTATTGATCAACAAGCATTATTAGTCGGTATGGTGAAGGGCGCATCACTATATAATCCATGGCGTAACCCTAAACTGGCCCTTGAGCGTCGTAATTTAGTGTTAAAGCTGTTGGAAACGCGCCAAATTATCGATCATGAAATGTATAATATATTGAGTGCTCGTCCTTTGGGCGTTAAATCCAGAAGTGGTGTTTTAACACCTCAACCCGCCTTTATGCAGCTCGTTCGGCAAGAATTAACTGAAAAATTGGGTGATAGAGTGAATAACCTTTCCGGTGCTAAGATTTTTACTACCTTAGATCCGGTCTCGCAGCAAGCGGCTGAAAATGCTGTCGAGCATGGGATAGCCGATTTACGCAAAACTCGTAAGTTGCCTGATCTTGAAGGGGCTATGGTGGTCGTTGACCGTATTAATGGTGAAGTTCGCGCTATGGTCGGCGGCTCGCAACCACAATATTCTGGTTTTAATCGAGCGTTAAATGCTCGCCGCTCAATTGGTTCATTGGCTAAGCCCTCGACTTATCTCACCGCATTAAGTGAACCGGATCGTTTTCGTTTAAATACCTGGGTACCAGACGAGCCAATTAGCGTCAAATTTGATAACCAAATATGGGAACCAAAAAATTATGATCGCCGCTTCCGGGGGCAGGTCATGTTAATTGATGCCTTGGCCAGTTCGTTGAATATCCCGACGGTAAATATTGGCTTGAGCGTAGGCTTGGAACAGGTTAGTAAAGTATTGGTACGTCTTGGCGTGCCAAGTGATGCGATAGAAAAAGTGCCCGCTATGTTATTAGGGGCATTGAACTTAACGCCAGTGGAAACGGCGCAAATGTTTCAAACCATCAGTGGTGGAGGCAATCGAGCGTCATTATCGGCATTGCGTTCTGTGATCGATGGTGATGGCAATGAGCTTTATCAAAGTTATCCCTCTGCCGAGCGGGCAGTTTCCCCGCAAGCAGCTTATCTAACACTGTATGGTATGCAACAAGTAGTAGAGCGGGGAACATCTCGTTCATTAATGAATAAATTTGCTCAGTATCATTTAGCTGGTAAAACGGGCACAACCAATGATCTACGCGATAGTTGGTTTGCCGGTATTGATGGCAAGGAAGTGGCAATCGCCTGGGCGGGTCGTGATAATAATGGGCCGACAAATCTTACTGGTGCAAGTGGTGCATTACAACTATATCGTCGTTATTTAGAAAACCAAACCCCTCTGGCATTGGATAATCGCCCACCAGAAGGAATTACGCAGATGCGAGTGAATACTGATGGTAGTTTTAACTGTGCAGATTGTGGATATCGTATTCTGCCAGTATGGACCGAGGATCCTCAAGCATTATGTCAGCTAGGGATACAATCGTTGAAGCCAAACTTGAATTTAAATGAGCAGCAGACAAATAGTAATGATGCGCCAGCTTGGGTAAAAGAGATGTTTGGACACTAA